The following proteins come from a genomic window of Elgaria multicarinata webbii isolate HBS135686 ecotype San Diego chromosome 10, rElgMul1.1.pri, whole genome shotgun sequence:
- the TMEM184C gene encoding transmembrane protein 184C, producing the protein MPCTCGNWRRWIRPLVATIYVVGLLVAVPLCVWELQKLEVGIHTKAWFIAGIFLLMTIPISLWGILQHLVHYTQPELQKPIIRILWMVPIYSLDSWIALKYPNIAIYVDTCRECYEAYVIYNFMVFLSNYLTNRYPNLVLIIEAKDQQKHLPPLCCCPPWAMGEVLLFRCKLGVLQYTVVRPFTTIIALICELVGVYDEGNFSFRNAWTYLVFFNNISQLFAMYCLVLFYKVLREELNPIRPVGKFLCVKMVVFVSFWQAVLIAMLVKVGVISEKRTWEWQSVEAVATGLQDFIICVEMFFAAIAHHYSFSYKPYVQEAEEGSCFDSFLAMWDISDIRADVSEQVRNVGRTVFGHPRKMFFGEDHEQSEHTSLLSSSTQDPISAASSIPSSPVGYYQGFGHTVTPTMPPDLTSDGLCNSTEENNSSPVLTEKPVDKT; encoded by the exons ATGCCGTGCACCTGCGGCAACTGGCGGCGCTGGATCCGGCCGCTGGTGGCCACCATCTACGTCGTGGGGCTGCTGGTGGCCGTGCCGCTCTGCGTGTGGGAGCTGCAGAAACTGGAG GTTGGAATCCATACCAAGGCATGGTTTATTGCGGGAATCTTTTTATTGATGACAATACCTATATCTCTTTGGGGAATATTACAACATTTAGTTCACTATACTCAACCTGAATTACAGAAACCAATAATAAG GATTCTGTGGATGGTGCCAATTTACAGTCTAGACAGT TGGATAGCATTGAAGTATCCCAACATTGCAATATATGTGGATACTTGTAGAGAATGCTATGAAGCTTATGTCATCTATAACTTCATGGTATTTCTTTCAAATTACCTGACCAATCGGTATCCAAATCTGGTGTTAATCATAGAAGCCAAAGATCAGCAGAAACATCTACCACCATTGTGTTGCTGTCCACCTTGGGCTATGGGAGA AGTGTTGTTGTTCAGGTGCAAGCTTGGAGTTCTGCAGTATACAGTTGTCAGACCATTCACCACTATTATTGCTTT AATCTGTGAGTTGGTTGGTGTATATGATGAAGGAAACTTTAGCTTCAGAAATGCTTGGACCTACTTGGTTTTTTTCAACAATATATCCCAGCTC TTTGCCATGTACTGCCTTGTGTTGTTTTATAAAGTACTACGGGAAGAACTGAACCCCATCAGACCTGTGGGAAAATTTCTGTGTGTGAAGATGgtggtttttgtttctttttg gcaaGCTGTACTTATTGCAATGTTGGTGAAAGTTGGTGTTATTTCTGAAAAGCGCACATGGGAATGGCAAAGCGTTGAAGCTGTGGCAACTGGTCTACAG GATTTTATTATATGTGTGGAAATGTTCTTCGCTGCAATTGCACATCACTACAGTTTTTCCTACAAGCCTTATGTGCAAGAAGCTGAAGAAGGATCATGCTTTGATTCCTTTCTTGCAATGTGGGATATTTCTGATATCAGAGCAGATGTATCAGAACAAGTTCGCAATGTTG GAAGGACCGTTTTTGGCCACCcaagaaaaatgttttttggTGAAGATCATGAACAAAGTGAACACACTAGTTTACTATCATCATCCACTCAGGATCCAATTTCCGCTGCTTCTTCTATACCATCATCACCTGTCGGTTACTATCAAGGGTTTGGACATACTGTGACTCCAACAATGCCTCCTGATTTGACATCTGATGGCTTGTGTAACTCTACCGAAGAGAACAACAGTTCTCCTGTTCTAACAGAGAAGCCTGTGGATAAAACTTAA
- the PRMT9 gene encoding protein arginine N-methyltransferase 9, giving the protein MPNSKSRSRRRHKLGQEAGRRELVSRSLQSAKHCLEDQDFGTAYAHYLLVLNLAPELKNDVKETFQFTLFKWAEELDSLARIQDLFDCYEHALELFPNDEVICNSMGEHLFRMGFRDEAAAYFHKAVKLNPDFPDAKENFYRVANWVVERWHFIMLNDSNRNLLYQKAIHKAVNSGCKSVLDIGTGTGILSMFAQKAGASSVYACELSKTMYELACEVLAANGLDEEIKLLHMKSLDIEIPKHIPERVSLVVTETVDSGLFGEGIVESLIHAWEHLLLPPKPLDGKVDAENYGKVIPAGATVWAMAVECEEIRRYHRVGLKDIAGVCLPETLLFHSPTYASINADETLEPYTTEKLSRVPGGYKALTEHFQILTVDFNNMQELKSFATRTPSKINMPVIKGGILDAIVVWFALQLDDEHILSTSPSEDTCWEQAVYPIQGLLDYSVKIGDSVKMEVSCQDCYLRIQKISLVTLEYGMDVEKNFKENNSEAELCSALASLQTASTLESVWQECRLESTEIALLNNVPYHECFKAAIGKVLSSLSNHEQLHSMDVDGHIDELNLEKNQSKNSVALDPLYVLDVSEGFSILPVIAGKFGPVKAYSSVEKEHHQVALSLISEANKFPKETLEFWLSHLEDENMVLQRPKSDKSWSIIILDVIETSGLIQQDVMEKAAISRCLLHSGGKIFPQYVKMFGMLVESRTLVLETAVQGTDPTLGFNIAPFINQFKVPVRVCLDLSTLLYVPLSKSVELLRVDLMNPYLNSSSSEVKVEVCESGQVTGIPFWYHVYLDEDTVLDTSSRSSHWKQAAVVLDKPIQVQVGDELVLNIHYHKSNISITVKQ; this is encoded by the exons ATGCCTAACTCTAAAAGCAGATCTCGGCGTAGGCACAAACTTGGTCAAGAAGCTGGGAGGCGTGAATTAGTTTCCAGATCCTTACAAAGTGCTAAGCATTGTTTGGAGGACCAGGACTTTGGGACTGCATATGCACATTATCTCTTGGTGTTAAATCTGGCTCCTGAGCTTAAAAATGATGTCAAG GAAACCTTTCAGTTTACCCTTTTTAAATGGGCAGAGGAGCTGGATTCTCTTGCACGAATTCAAGATTTATTTGACTGTTATGAACATGCCTTGGAATTGTTTCCAAATGATGAAGTCATATGTAACAGCATGGGGGAGCATCTCTTCAG AATGGGCTTTCGGGATGAAGCAGCTGCATATTTCCATAAAGCTGTGAAACTAAACCCTGACTTCCCTGATGCAAAGGAGAACTTTTACCGTGTTGCCAACTGGGTGGTAGAACGATGGCACTTCATCATGCTTAATGATTCAAATCGGAATTTGCTGTATCAGAAAGCAATTCATAAGGCGGTCAATTCAGGGTGCAAAAGTGTTCTTGATATCGGAACAGGAACAGGGATTCTCAG CATGTTTGCCCAAAAGGCTGGAGCATCTTCTGTCTATGCTTGTGAGTTGTCGAAGACAATGTATGAATTGGCTTGTGAAGTGCTAGCTGCAAATGGTTTGGATGAAGAAATCAAACTTCTTCATATGAAATCCCTTGATATAGAAATTCCAAAGCACATACCTGAAAG agtttcccTGGTCGTCACTGAAACAGTAGATTCTGGTTTATTTGGAGAAGGAATTGTGGAAAGCTTGATCCATGCTTGGGAGCACTTGCTTTTACCACCAAAG CCTCTTGATGGCAAAGTTGATGCTGAAAACTATGGTAAAGTTATACCAGCTGGAGCTACTGTATGGGCCATGGCAGTGGAATGTGAAGAGATACGTAGATATCATAG GGTGGGTTTAAAAGACATTGCTGGTGTGTGTTTGCCAGAAACATTGTTATTCCACAGTCCAACATATGCTTCTATAAACGCAGATGAAACTCTTGAACCTTACACCACTGAAAAGCTCAGCAGAGTTCCTGGTGGCTATAAGGCCCTCACAGAACATTTCCAGATTTTGACAGTCGATTTTAACAATATGCAG GAGCTAAAAAGCTTTGCAACCAGAACACCATCCAAAATCAACATGCCTGTTATTAAAGGAGGAATACTAGATGCTATTGTGGTCTGGTTTGCATTGCAACTTGATGATGAACATATACTTTCTACTAGTCCAAGTGAGGACACCTGTTGGGAACAGGCAGTCTATCCCATACAAGGCCTCCTTG ATTACTCTGTGAAAATTGGAGACTCAGTTAAGATGGAAGTATCCTGCCAGGACTGCTACCTAAGGATTCAAAAGATTTCGCTTGTGACTTTAGAATATGGGATGGATGTTGAAAAAAACTTCAAGGAGAACAACAGTGAGGCTGAGCTCTGCAGTGCTCTGGCCAGTCTTCAAACAGCAAGCACACTGGAGAGTGTGTGGCAGGAATGCAGGCTGGAATCCACTGAGATTGCTTTACTTAACAATGTACCATATCATGAATGTTTTAAAGCTGCAATAGGCAAAGTGCTGTCATCATTAAGCAACCATGAACAATTGCACTCTATGGATGTGGATGGCCACATTGATGAGCTGAATCTTGAAAAGAACCAAAGCAAAAACTCAGTGGCTCTTGATCCTCTGTATGTCTTGGATGTATCAGAAGGCTTTTCCATTTTGCCAGTAATTGCTGGCAAATTTGGCCCAGTTAAGGCATACAGCTCTGTTGAAAAAGAACATCACCAAGTAGCTCTCAGTCTGATTTCAGAAGCCAACAAATTTCCTAAGGAAACATTAGAGTTTTGGCTCAGCCATCTAGAGGATGAAAACATGGTATTGCAGAGGCCTAAATCTGACAAGTCATGGAGTATTATAATTTTGGATGTCATAGAGACTTCTGGTCTAATTCAACAGGATGTGATGGAAAAGGCAGCAATATCCAG GTGCTTGCTTCATTCTGGAGGGAAAATATTCCCACAATATGTGAAGATGTTTGGAATGCTTGTGGAATCAAGGACATTAGTACTTGAGACAGCAGTTCAAGGGACAGATCCCACACTTGGTTTCAACATTGCACCGTTTATCAACCAGTTCAAG GTGCCTGTGCGTGTTTGTTTGGATCTGTCCACACTATTATATGTGCCTTTAAGCAAGTCAGTGGAACTTCTGCGAGTGGATCTTATGAATCCATATTTGAATAGCTCTAGTAGTGAAGTTAAG GTGGAGGTTTGCGAATCAGGCCAAGTTACTGGTATTCCATTTTGGTATCATGTGTATTTGGATGAAGATACTGTTTTGGACACATCAAGCAGGTCCTCCCACTGGAAACAAGCTGCTGTTGTATTAGATAAGCCTATTCAAGTTCAAGTAGGAGATGAACTTGTCCTCAACATTCACTATCACAAAAGCAACATCAGCATTACAGTAAAACAGTGA